Proteins encoded by one window of Lathyrus oleraceus cultivar Zhongwan6 chromosome 1, CAAS_Psat_ZW6_1.0, whole genome shotgun sequence:
- the LOC127076694 gene encoding uncharacterized protein LOC127076694, with translation MNTDITASTKPEYPVIDRNPPFTTVVGNFNTLDYLRFVTITGVSVTVGYLSGIKPGIRGPSMVTGGLIGVMGGFMYAYQNSAGRIMGFFPNDGEVARYNKK, from the exons ATGAACACAGACATCACAGCATCCACAAAACCAGAGTACCCAGTCATCGATCGCAACCCTCCATTCACCACCGTCGTCGGAAACTTCAATACCCTCGATTATCTCCGTTTCGTTACCATCACCGGTGTTTCCGTCACCGTCGGCTATCTCTCCG GGATTAAGCCTGGAATCAGAGGACCTTCAATGGTGACCGGTGGATTGATTGGTGTCATGGGTGGATTCATGTATGCTTACCAGAATTCTGCTGGGAGAATTATGGGTTTCTTTCCCAATGACGGTGAGGTTGCTCGTTATAACaagaaatga